Part of the Streptomyces sp. WMMC500 genome is shown below.
CCAGTCCCGCCAGCGGCATCCGGTCCGCTTCGAGCCGTTCGACAAAATATGCCGCCTCCCGCAGCGCGTCCCGCTCCGGGGTCGCCACCACCAGGAACGCCGTGCCCGGCGCCTGCAGCAGCCGGTACGTCGCCTCCGCGCGCGTGCGGAAGCCGCCGAAGAGCGTGTCCATCGCCGCGACGAACGTCTGCACGTCGCGCAGCAGGGACGCACCCAGCAGCTTGCCGATCGTGCCCGTCATCATCGACATCCCGACGTTGAGGAACTTCATCCCCGCCCGGCCGCCGGCCTTCGCCGGCGCGGTCAGCAGTCTGATGAAGCGCCCGTCGAGGAAGGAGCCCAGCCGCTTCGGCGCGTCCAGGAAGTCCAGCGCGGAGCGGCTCGGCGGGGTGTCCACGATGATCAGGTCCCAGGAGTCCCGGGCCCGCAACTGGCCCAGCTTCTCCATCGCCATGTACTCCTGCGTGCCGGCGAAGCCGGCCGACAGCGACTGGTAGAAGGGGTTCTCCAGGATGGCGCGGGCCCGGTCGGCGTCCGCGTGCGCCTCGACGATCTCGTCGAAGGTGCGCTTCATGTCGAGCATCATGGCGTACAGCTCGCCGGACCCCTCGATGCCCTCGACCCGCCGCGGGCTGTTGTCCAGGGCGTCGATGCCCATGGACTGCGCCAGCCGCTTCGCCGGGTCGATGGTGAGCACCACGACGCGGCGGCCGCGCTCCGCGGCCCGTACGCCGAGGGCGGCGGCCGTCGTCGTCTTGCCGACGCCGCCGGCGCCGCAGCAGACGACGATGCGGGTCTGCGGGTCGTCGAGGAGCGC
Proteins encoded:
- a CDS encoding ArsA family ATPase, translating into MSLDTAPRLDADALLDDPQTRIVVCCGAGGVGKTTTAAALGVRAAERGRRVVVLTIDPAKRLAQSMGIDALDNSPRRVEGIEGSGELYAMMLDMKRTFDEIVEAHADADRARAILENPFYQSLSAGFAGTQEYMAMEKLGQLRARDSWDLIIVDTPPSRSALDFLDAPKRLGSFLDGRFIRLLTAPAKAGGRAGMKFLNVGMSMMTGTIGKLLGASLLRDVQTFVAAMDTLFGGFRTRAEATYRLLQAPGTAFLVVATPERDALREAAYFVERLEADRMPLAGLVLNRVHESDAAQLSAERALAAAEALDERGVDDAGSGAKSAGAAGAAGAEAAALLRLHAERMQVLAHERRTRDRFAALHPEVPVTQVTALPGDVHDLAGLRDVAGRLTAQETPGT